TTGAATCACCATAGAATTCACAACCATTTATTTCAGGAGTAATTGTTATAGCTCGAAATTCTTTGTAATGTAAATCCTTTACAATTTTGAAGTTTTTCACATATTTTTTCTTATATCTAGAATCTAGATAGATTTGATATTTTAAATCGATTTTGAAGCCAAGAGTATTCGCAATTTGATTTAGAATATCAATGTCAGGTTTAAAATCTTTTTGATCAAATTTTTCTGAAAGAAATCCAGAAAAGACAAATCCTGAATAGTGTAGATATTTTACACGAGTCCATTTACCTTTTTTCCCTTGTTGAGTTTCTTCTTGTGAGACGTTACCGTAAGTTTTGATAATCGATCCATTTGGAATAACAACGAGAATATTTCCATTTATATTTGGAGTTTCACGTAGTCTCAAACCTCCAGTTGCTTGAATCAGCATTGCTTTCGGTGGGAATTCTTGAAATTTTTCTTTAATTTCTGTAGTTTGGTTTTTCTTACAGTTGAAAGAGGAAACTAATAAAATTGTTATTATT
This is a stretch of genomic DNA from Leptospira terpstrae serovar Hualin str. LT 11-33 = ATCC 700639. It encodes these proteins:
- a CDS encoding SH3 domain-containing protein, with translation MKKTLIITILLVSSFNCKKNQTTEIKEKFQEFPPKAMLIQATGGLRLRETPNINGNILVVIPNGSIIKTYGNVSQEETQQGKKGKWTRVKYLHYSGFVFSGFLSEKFDQKDFKPDIDILNQIANTLGFKIDLKYQIYLDSRYKKKYVKNFKIVKDLHYKEFRAITITPEINGCEFYGDSNCYNLILKNNSLIFHDINSDSIGMLQDIKDEKFTFLIEAGCGGGCDYSYNSTSHEFNTESEKFFRIENYKSITQCVNEIDMFTEDCIKCSKDFKYSNYSKIITQEIDLNRNVLKTDVKEIFDKK